In Salvia miltiorrhiza cultivar Shanhuang (shh) chromosome 4, IMPLAD_Smil_shh, whole genome shotgun sequence, the DNA window AGTCCAAATGTACTTCACTTCTAAGTCCTAACTCTCCAAATATCTTATAATTCACTAGTAAAAtacaaccccccccccccccccaccccccaccccacccaacccaaaaaaatgaaaaaaattaaagaaaggCCTCATGCAGTAATGTTTCCCTACCCTCTCCAAGGCCACGTCATCCCATTTGTAAACCTAGCCCTAAAACTTGCCTCAAATGGCTTCACCATCACCTTCATCAACACCGATTCCGTCCACCACCAAATCTCCCGCTCCCGCGGCCTCCACCTCGACCACGACGTCTTCCTCGAATCCCGTCAACACGGCCTCGACATCCGCTACGCCACCCTCACCGACGGCTTCCCGCTCGCCTTCGACCGCTCCCTCCACCACGACCAATTCTTCGAGGGCATCATGCACGTCTTCCCCGCCCACGTCGATGACCTACTTGCCAGAATCACCACCCTCGACCCCACCATCAACACCATCATCGCCGACACCTTCTACGTCTGGCCCTCCTCCCTTGCTCGGAAATATAATCTCCTTAACGTCTCTTTCTTCACCGAGCCAGCTCTCGTCATCACCTCTTACTACCACGTCCACCTCCTCAAGGAGAATCGCCATTTTGCTTCCTCAGCCGGTAAGTCCGTCGTCTACTTCATCAGATGTAGCATCTAAAAAAGAAAACGAGACACTTAtatcaattattaaaaaattaaaaaaattatatatactccctccgtcccataaaaacatatATTCGCTTCGTATAGGGAATCGGAGCGATGCGATCGAGTACATACCGGGAGTAAAATCCATAGCGACGGCGGATTTGCCGTCGTATCTTCAAGAAGAAGGTGATCTCAACACAACCGTGCATCGCATCATCGACCGATGCTTCAAAGACGCGAAGAAGGCAGATTTCATGCTATGCAACACGGTTGAAGCTTTCGAGCAAGACACCATCGCAGCCCTACGTCAAATCCAGCCCTTCTACGCGATCGGCCCGGTTTTCGACAAGAACCGGATCTCGACCAGCCTCTGGGCCGAGTCGGACTGCGCTGCGTGGCTCGACAGCAAGCCACGTGGCTCGGTCTTGTACATCTCCTTCGGGAGCTACGCTCACACTAGTAAGCATGTGATTGAGGAGGTGGCCAATGGCCTGTTGCTTAGTGGGGTCCACTTCATTTGGGTGCTCCGGCCCGACATCGTCAGCTCGGAGCACCCCGAGGTCCTACCCGTCGGTTTCGAGCGACGGGTTGAGGGCAGCGGGCTTATTGTG includes these proteins:
- the LOC131020524 gene encoding UDP-glycosyltransferase 86A1 — protein: MKKIKERPHAVMFPYPLQGHVIPFVNLALKLASNGFTITFINTDSVHHQISRSRGLHLDHDVFLESRQHGLDIRYATLTDGFPLAFDRSLHHDQFFEGIMHVFPAHVDDLLARITTLDPTINTIIADTFYVWPSSLARKYNLLNVSFFTEPALVITSYYHVHLLKENRHFASSAGNRSDAIEYIPGVKSIATADLPSYLQEEGDLNTTVHRIIDRCFKDAKKADFMLCNTVEAFEQDTIAALRQIQPFYAIGPVFDKNRISTSLWAESDCAAWLDSKPRGSVLYISFGSYAHTSKHVIEEVANGLLLSGVHFIWVLRPDIVSSEHPEVLPVGFERRVEGSGLIVPWCDQIEVISHPSVGGFLTHCGWNSILESIKCGVPLICYPLLTDQFTNRKLVVDDLKIGINLCDKKSTPTRKGVAERVNYLMRSQEIRQQIKEVGKILVDAMGVDGSSVVNFNQFVEDLTTKIAAIKGSLVKDD